The segment AACCTacgaataataaaaaataaaattaccaattaaataataattcattagtTAAAAGAAGGAgcaaaaatatcaataataaagtTACCACTGTTGATTCAAATTGCCAAAAAAGTTAAGCCaatttaataaatgaaaaaaaataatattaataatttgaagAGCATTttgattgtgatttttttaattatagagGTAGCCCGTTGAAGAAAAGAGTTGTTTTTTTGTTAATTCTTATACTTTAACTCCAAATGTGATCATTGCAGCCtacaaataatacaatattaCTCCCCCTAaatgaaaacaaatacaaataatttgttaaaaataatttccatATTAATGTTGAAACAATTGTTGAGTTGCATTGATCGATGTCGTCActcaattcaaaaatatttattacatttttttttatctttaatacaAAATACCTAGTGGCAATTAAATAGTGAATAATTGAAATAACTGAAAAGTTATTTGTGATGAAtctataaaattaaagtaatattaTTGGTACGACATGAAAATCGGACTAACaattcaagaattcaaaaatcaactttaaaaAGCGAACTTACCAGCTCAATCACTTGAAGAGAGTGTTTGTAAAAAATACCATACAATCCAATACTTCTAGAATGAAAAGagatcattttattttcatcatctaaaaataatataacaagaatatagaaaaaatatttaataccgAAGAAAACACAGCAAAAACACTATGGATTATAAGACGTTCCTTTTTCGTTGATACAAGGAAATCGATAACTCCCCTTCACATTTTAAGGAGTCAAATAGAAATTCGATTTAACCTCATTAGAGTTTTAAGGGTTGATTTTGAATATCTCAACTCATTCAAGTCTTAACTCGTTTCAAATCTCTAATCTGAAGTGTGACCCATCGTCAGTCTTGCTAAcccaactttcacatatagcaaacaaaaaattcatatttgtatgctatagcaaaatttgcataattgtgctcaatagcaaacataaaactatataattcgctatacatacacaattgtataattcgttggcctaaattgtataattcgctggcttatttcgctgcaattgtacaATTTGTTATCCTATTTcattgcaattgtataatgcacaattgtataattcgctgcaaaattttataaaatttgttttgcatacaattgaatcgaattaaaatgtatgtatattgcataattataagtgtgtaGCAAGAAggtatatgtttttctctcgctttatacaaaaacagaaactcaatatatacacttctgttgtatatagctagagaaaattgtatttcactgcagttgtataattcgttggcctttttctctgcaatatttgaagtaaaatgtttgtaaattgtataattaagtgtataacacgaagatatatgtttttgcatgtgtatatacaagtttctctcgctttatacaaaacagaaacataatttatacacttctgtgtataagcgagagaggcaAACAGagggagagtgacgagcgagaatgagagagtagcgagcgagatttttgggagagagacgcctgacAAACTTTGgataacgtttgctatggagcacaattaaatcaaaccctagctactccatttattttaggttattagtttgctattatatataattttccttatattttatatgattgaatttaataaattcaaCTTATATACACTGGTATTACAAACTTTTATACTGAAGTTATACCCTACAAAATTGAGACTTCACTCTATTTGTCAAAAGGCTATTTATAATACGATTAGTTAGTGTAACTATGCCCATATTCTAATAcaggttttttcttttttcttttcttttttaagaaaaggttaaataaacaagtaatttTGTAGTTGAAGTGGCTAAAATTCTGGTTAGCATGTAAATGTCTTCAAAGTCTTTAAAAATCAAAGACAAGTTAATCTAAATTTTAGAGCAACTGAAGATGCCTCGACACATTAATTAAGTtcaataaaaatgaacaaagttAAAATCGAAATTTACTAAAAGACAAAAATCCTTAAGATTTTTAAGACTAACAATGTTAGCCATCATAACAAGTTGGGAACCTAGTTTCAAAATCAAGTAACAATGGCTCCAAATAAAATTTGACTATAAGACaagttgaattttcaaaatttggtcCTTTTCAAACTGGAGAAAAGGCTAAAGAGATCATCATTATGTCTtagccaaaaataaaataaaatatgcgtggaataataataataataacctcTGAATAAAACTGTTTCACGCTGAGATATTAGATAGAGAATTTTGGCCCTTCATTATTAATCTATTGGACGGTGGGGGCCAAACCCAAGTGTTAAGTGTCCCATCATCACATGTTatcccttttaatttatttaggcgaaattcatcgataatatcttaaaattgatattaaagTTTATTTAGTAGGCGTTTGGTCATGTGATATCATATCACGATATGATGTTGTGAGATGGAATTAGCGTTTGGACATGCGACTTTATActgattttatcttattatttcatACCATGAGATGTGATaccatattctccaaaaatcatgatataaaaTCGTATGAGAACACCATATTatgatttgagttattttaatataaaaattgattcacaagtttatatttgttaaaacaattccacatttatatctactaactatttctttcacatgtaaataaaatttataatcacattatttctttttaaaatttattattcttaccgacataaaatttattattctcaccaacATATAATCActtttacttaaatatattaatgaaacaattacttaagtggaaaacaaataactttgtaataatttatttatttgataatattaaataaacaattgagactattttaatagttttagaacttatggaattattatgtttatgagaaaatatacaacaccaaatttcatatcgcatgtccaaacaaaactaCAATTGTATGTCATGATTCCATATCGCATGGCCAAACGGATCCTTAAACactaaattttgtaattttaaattagaattatgttaatatacttttaaaatatcttataaTTTACGTACGAtaggtgaaaaattaaaattaggtaattattaaaaagacattGAAACGATGGGAGAGtagtatgtatgtatatataataatatgcaCCATAGTGACATCTTTTTCCACTAATTTCAAAGTATTAAGGGCCCCTTTACAATTCTGTTGTCGGCTATGTACCTCTATTTCTTCGTCTTCTTTTtctatatagtaaaaaaaaaaaaaaaaaaggaatatgtCAACcatgaattttattattaaatagatCTATTGGGCATGTTGTGAGCAATGTTAGCCCGGTCAGGCATCGTACtgtaaaaataatttcctttttgaatTCTCTAATATTTCTGGTGTTGATTGATCACATGCATGCATGTTTTTCACTAGATTTGATTTATAGTactgaaaagaaaaagatttagaTTCTTTTGTACACTATGTGTACACGGATCAGAGTAGTGTATAACATTGTAACTGTATATAAGTTAGAATAAGGGCCAGCAGAATGTACTGTTCTAAATAGAAACCAAGAAAATCAAAAAGTAGTGGACCGATCGATATGGTTGATATGAAACCATaatgtcttcttttttttcagaATAATTTCTAAAGGTAGTGAAGAATGCTTTAGTAAAGTGAAACACTGAAAAGtctatatcatatatcatatcatactTAGGTATGAAGTAATTTACTTTACGTACTAAAAAAAGCAGAAAAGAGATGGAGATAATAGAGGACAATTAGAACATGTTACATTAAAGTTTAATTAGGACTAATGATAATATTCACACGTTGCCTATCTACAAGTGACAAAAGTTGATGAACATACAAGCAATATAGTTACTAACTTGATCATATATTATCTTCCCAACTAGCAAGGAATATTGTTCCCAAAAAGTTGCAATGACAAacaaaaaatgccaaaaatgattttaaatgtgCTTGacaagttaaataaaattacatcATCTTTGTATAAAAAAGACTCTGCCTTTCTCAATATAAGATCAACAACTTTAACAACAAGGCACTTTATTAGGacgtataaaaaaattactcaaGTGAAATCCCAATGAAGCTTTTACTTTTTCCCACTCAAGAACAGATCGATCAACATGAGATCGCATAgacttaattataaaatactATATACATACACTcgtaataataaatcataaatttaatcaaaaactttaaatattatatactccagtaaatgaaaaataaaaaatcaagctAGCTTGGAGTCGAGTATagaatttctattttaaaagaatCTAGCTGGGTGtaacttaaaaattattgtaatgaaattaaatagaaaaataaaactcatttattcatttacgtagtatattttaattaatatataatttaacaagtttgtatgttttaattttctaggttatcaacacaaataattatattccGAATATATCTACACGAAGAAAATGgataacttttattttctagCTATcttaacaaaaatctaaaactttTAGATCTATGTTTACGCTAAATATCTAAGATACTAATTAGTAGATCCGTCTAAACTTTTTCCCAAAAAATCTATATACTTTATAGTATCGAAAATTAACTTAAAGTTCTTTCACTTTgggattatttatttattatatatataaatgcagTGTGAGACAGCAAATTAATCCACTCGACCTAGTGTAAAATGTATTgggaaattaaaagaaaaaataaaatgtgtgtaCTTAATCGAAGCATAGGATTAAtaatgctatatatatatatatatagtcccTCAATACTATTAAAGGGTCAAAAAAAGGAGAAACTTAACCCCACTACAGAACATATCCATTCACAAttccactcaaaatataatagtAGATTGAATTCTCTatagtctatatatatatagctgtAGTAGTCAAAACAAacacatataaataataataataatatcttcttttttcttttttcatcatttgaTCTGGAAAGTAAAGCTAACCCCATTAAAGCCAACACACaaacaactcaaaaaaaaaaacattctagTATTTCTTTCTTTGCACTAAGGTCGATACACCTCCAGACAAATCTCTCAacctttttagtttttttttttccttctcagAATTATGGAGTCTACTCAATGGTCGACGCATGAGGTGGGTAACATATACTATACAAATCACTTAAAATTATTTGCTTAAGAAAATTGtgtctttttctcttcttcagATTAAAGTGTTTCTTGATCTCTCTTTACACATCAAAGTTCAGTGCACTTTTTTCCTTTCTTCCACTTTCCACatgatatatatcatataaatttttattaaaaataaagtgtttTACTTCTTCGTTATTATTGTTTGTTTgctttttcaatttaattttcaaagttacaAGTTATCCACTTTTGTAGGCGTAGTACTACTTTTTTAGTTTTCGATCTTGATTAGGTTACTATCTGTTGTTTTGTATTTTATCCTATACTTTCTTTTTTCTAAATCTTTTTATCTTGAGATAAAAAACAAGATCTGCGTACACTTTAACCTTCTCAGAACTTGATCATCTATCCCTTTTGCATTTTCTTGATAGTTTTTGTTTGTGTATGttttgttaataattatttttaggaaATTGGAGTAGTGAAATCATCGATGGGTGCAGAAATAATGAATAAGAAGGTGAGGCCAGTGAAGGATGGGGCAATAAATTGTCCAAGGTGTAATTCAATAAATACAAAGTTTTGTTACTACAACAACTATAGCCTAACTCAGCCAAGATATTTTTGCAAGACTTGTAGAAGGTATTGGACTGAAGGTGGAACTCTAAGGAATGTTCCTGTTGGTGGTGGTtctagaaaaaacaaaagattatcatcctcctcttcttcttcccaAAAGCTCCCTGATCTGAACCCTAATCCCACTAGTCATCATCAAAACCCTAATAATATTGTAATTGGAAGTAACCAAGATCTTACCCTCGGATTTCGAACTGTGCCACAAGATCATCACACGTCGTTCCATGGTGTTATTCCTCAGTTTCTTGAATTCCCAAAGATGGATGGAAGCAACAATCATCTAGGTACGTATCTTaattaaagaatgacaaaaatctCAGAATCGCTGGGTAATGAGATGGATGAACTCTTATAAGATTTGAACAATCCTTCTCATTTTGAACTAGCTTTTGGGATATGAGTTAGATCTAAGACCTAGTTTTAACGACATACTTATTATCTGACCATCCTATCTAAAAGAATAAACTGATACAAAAAAACACGTTTTTATTTACTTCATTATATTTTCAATAAGTCGCGGTTCTTGACCTCCAAGCCTTAATTAATCttttatttactaaattatatatgtacTTCTATGATACCATGTTGAGTTATTGTGATTAACCATCTCATTTAAAAGATTAAATTATCAAAGAGACAAaacttttatttgtatttacCTATGTGAAGGCCTTAATTTATAGTATGAtgtaaaattcttttttataatgGTCATGGTTGCAAACTAAATGAACTCAAGTGTCTGCTCTGATATCGTATTGAAAATACTTAATTATTTCAGGTAGTAGGACTGGAATAGCCTCAAGAGGGTTTACTTCATTCATCTCCTCAGCATCAACACCAGATTTGAATGCTTTATACAATTCAGGTTTTCCATTTCAAGAAATAAAGCCTAGTGCTGGTAATGCTGATCATGCAGCTTCTTTAAGTAATAGTAATTATTCAAGTGGTGGGCCAGGGGGTCTAGAAAATGGATCAGGTGCAAGAATAATGTTCCCTCTAGGAGGATTAAAGCAACTTTCAAGTACAAATCAAGTTGATCACCTGACTAAGGGACAGGAGAATAATAATTCAACTGCTGGTTTATATTGGAGTGGGATGATAAGTGGTACTGGAGGATCTTGGTAAATTAAAGAAACATGAACAATGTGCACACaaatctcttttttctttttcacgtTAATCCAGACTCCAGGcgtgggattacactgggttgagtatgttgttgttataCGTGCTTAGGTTACTAATAATTTGTTTGTTCATGTTTAATTAGAACTAAGTACGTACTAACATATATGGTAGAAGATATAGTTGATCTGGTTATATTGTTGTTAATTTGTACTaggattattttgagattaggGAAGCTAGCTTGATTAAAGTAAGCTTCTAGGGTTTCTGTGCTagcatgtatgtatgtattataTATGATCAATTATAATTACCGCCTATATTATTAGCTACATTTTGTTCTGTTTAATGAACTAATTTGTCGATATAAAcaccttctcttttttttcagtCTCTCTctccataaataattatatcccTAATTTGAAACTAATTTAACAGGGTGTGAAAGATCTGTACACACTTGATAGTGTTGCAAAGTTATGTACCTTAATCTTAGGTTCAGTTGGTGCATATAGGGATTAGgatacattttctttttcttttagagagttgaaatttatttttattgaaaaattgaagaaaagcCCAAAATcttttcagaaaaataaaaagactgaATATCGtttccagaaaaaaaaaagaagactgAATATGGAACCTATTAAGTACTTGCAAAAAAAGTATGTGAAAGGCAACCATCTTAATTACCAATAGTTATTTGAAATTATAGAATTAGTAGATGATCAGCTATTATTGGATTGATTGAAGTTCTTTGGTCTtaacattaaaataacaatACTGATAGTTAACAACGCCACTAAGCAAATTGTAATTTTCAAACGAAAAGGGAACCTAACTGCCACAACCAATACCTAAtccttttctttaaattattaattagttacTACCAATTTCTTTCAGTTCCTAACATACCTGACTACTGAAGGATAGACCGTTTTAACTACTACGTGTCTTCTTTTCTCAGTTTTTATTTCACGCTTAcgagaaaaaaaaacttgtcTCCGATTTCAAAGAAAAAGCTGAGGCGAGACCGTAGCTTGACTTTTGGTCCCCCATTTCGATTTATCCATTtgacatgaaatttaaaaaaatatataaaaagagtaTAAAAATCTTGTtgtttaaactaaaaataagttaACTATATCATAGTGTCTTTGCGATTCTAAATATGTCACGTTAAAAAGTTAGAATTAAAGAGTTATCatattcttttcttaaatgaattaaaaagaaaagttaggAGAAACAATTTGAGACAGAGAAAGTACTTAAGTTGATAGTGTACCAAAGACCGTCTATTTTCCAGCATAAGCTCAAAAAAATGCTAGTATATATAGTTCATAGAGATTGAACTAATTATAGTACTCATATAAAGTTTACAAGGAAAATTACACTGTACAGAAAACTTGTTACATTTTTATTGCTTCACTATCTAGAGAAGCAGTTGTAAAAGACATTAGCACTAACGCAGCAAGTACACTTTCCTGTCCTGACTTCTATACAGAGACGAGCTTTACGCAGAACAGCAGGAGAATGACAAAGCTTAGATGTTGAGAAACACAAACtggaaacaaaaaaagaagaaagaaccATTTACGGATCCCCATTAATTCCGAAGATTCGGACCTTGTGCATATTGGGGAATTTGGCAACAACCAGCACAGTCACAGCAATGGTATTGAAGAAGAGCATTGGTTGTTGGTAATCAGTTGTATGTGAGGCTATCAAGTACCTGTCAGATAAACAAGTAGAAAAGAGTTTGCTAAGAAATCTCAGAAGAAACATGTCATCAATACAGTAGAAAAGAAAAGGGGAAATACGAAAAATAACTATAAGGATAGCATAAAGCTTCCCTGATATGCCTCATAAAACAACTTGATCTTAAAGCTCAGGATATTGCCTATCCCCTCATAAATACTCACTGAGAGTTCGCAATGCATTAAAAGTACCAAAGACCTCTAGTGCGTGGACTGCTGGTTTCTTAAGAAGCAActtcaatatttaattttgtttacaaaaatattgtGTTTGTTCAAACTACCTTCCACATGTACTTTTGCATATCAAGAATCAAGTTTAGAACTATCACAGGCTTGGCATGCTACAAGGCACAAATTCTTGGTTCAAATTGTAATGGGCATAGTTACCAGGGCACCTCTATATTATTCGTCTAACCCCAATCATAATGCACATGTTTTCTCTTTTGGATTCTAAATTCACATTTTTTGTCCTTTATTCATATTAGGGTAGAAGGCTATTAGGGGTATAGTGTTCTCTTGCCGTCTGGAGGTATAGTGCCTGTCATAGGACTAGTTGTGCCTTTATAGTTCTTGCCATATATTGTTTATTGCATTtcgattatcatattattttattgttgttgctgttTTCTCTCTTATGCTCTCtccattattttcttcttctttttcctggGTTTGATACACTTGAACCAATGGTCTTTCGAAA is part of the Solanum lycopersicum chromosome 1, SLM_r2.1 genome and harbors:
- the LOC101257011 gene encoding dof zinc finger protein DOF2.5-like, yielding MESTQWSTHEEIGVVKSSMGAEIMNKKVRPVKDGAINCPRCNSINTKFCYYNNYSLTQPRYFCKTCRRYWTEGGTLRNVPVGGGSRKNKRLSSSSSSSQKLPDLNPNPTSHHQNPNNIVIGSNQDLTLGFRTVPQDHHTSFHGVIPQFLEFPKMDGSNNHLGSRTGIASRGFTSFISSASTPDLNALYNSGFPFQEIKPSAGNADHAASLSNSNYSSGGPGGLENGSGARIMFPLGGLKQLSSTNQVDHLTKGQENNNSTAGLYWSGMISGTGGSW